One stretch of Streptomyces hygroscopicus DNA includes these proteins:
- a CDS encoding transposase IS1647 → MDRGKPGSKVHVLSDADGLPLRVGLSAANTHDSQALKFMLSHFHMGHESQAADSKPQRLHADKAYDVTHLRRWLWGKRIGVRIASRPRACGAGSVACL, encoded by the coding sequence GTGGACCGGGGTAAGCCCGGTTCCAAGGTGCATGTCTTGTCCGACGCGGACGGACTGCCCCTCCGTGTTGGCCTCTCCGCGGCCAACACCCACGACAGCCAGGCTCTGAAGTTCATGCTGTCCCATTTCCACATGGGACACGAATCCCAGGCAGCCGATTCCAAACCTCAACGTCTTCACGCCGACAAGGCGTACGACGTTACTCACCTGCGGCGATGGCTGTGGGGCAAGCGCATCGGAGTTCGGATCGCTAGTCGGCCCCGCGCATGCGGTGCGGGAAGCGTGGCCTGCCTATAA
- a CDS encoding transposase: MITERTGLPLSVGISGANLHDSQALEPLVRGVPPIRSRRGPRRRRPAKLHGDKGYDYDHLRRWLRSRGIRHRIARKGIESSKRLGRHRWTIERTMAWLAGCRRLHRRYERKAEHFLAFTSIACTLICYRRLAK, encoded by the coding sequence TTGATCACCGAGCGCACCGGACTGCCCCTGTCTGTCGGGATCTCCGGCGCGAACCTGCACGACAGCCAGGCCCTCGAACCGCTCGTGCGGGGCGTCCCGCCCATCCGCTCCCGCCGCGGACCGCGCCGGCGACGTCCCGCCAAACTCCACGGCGACAAGGGCTACGACTACGACCACCTGCGCCGATGGTTACGCAGCCGTGGCATCCGGCACCGCATCGCCCGCAAAGGCATCGAGTCCTCCAAGCGGCTCGGACGCCACCGCTGGACCATCGAACGCACCATGGCCTGGCTCGCCGGATGTCGACGCCTGCACCGTCGCTATGAGCGCAAAGCCGAGCACTTCCTGGCCTTCACCAGCATCGCCTGCACCCTCATCTGCTACCGCAGACTCGCCAAATGA
- a CDS encoding transposase produces MGIVERLVPDELWQLFQRVVPEAPSRPQGGGRRRHGDREVLAAIVFVATSGCTWQQLPSASFGPSGATAHRRFTEWSKARVWAKLHRLVLDELGSRGELDWSRCAIDSVNMRALKRGD; encoded by the coding sequence GTGGGGATCGTTGAGCGGCTGGTGCCGGACGAGTTGTGGCAGTTGTTCCAGCGGGTGGTGCCGGAGGCGCCGAGTCGTCCGCAGGGTGGCGGCCGGCGCCGTCACGGTGACCGGGAAGTGCTGGCCGCGATCGTGTTCGTGGCCACGTCGGGCTGCACGTGGCAGCAGCTGCCGTCTGCGTCGTTCGGTCCGTCGGGAGCGACCGCCCACCGGCGATTCACCGAGTGGTCGAAGGCGCGGGTATGGGCGAAGCTGCACCGCCTGGTACTCGACGAACTCGGCTCCCGCGGCGAGCTGGACTGGTCGCGCTGCGCGATCGACTCGGTGAACATGCGGGCTCTGAAAAGGGGGGACTGA
- a CDS encoding L-asparagine permease has translation MTDQEFVQQPVLQETPDKVRDAGDAGYSKSLKPRHVTMIAIGGAIGTGLFLGAGGRLADAGPSLAIAYAICGVFAFLVVRALGELVLHRPSSGAFVSYAREFLGEKGAFVAGWMYFLNWATTGIADITAVATYTHYWGMFSDVPQWVVALIALAVVVLVNLISVKLFGEMEFWFAIIKVAALACFMVIGVFLLASQHPVGGHTPGPSLITDHGGVFPLGLLPMLLVIQGVVFAYASVELVGVTAGETSEPEKIMPRAINSILWRVALFYIGSVVLLAMLLPASVYSAGESPFVTVLSKVGVPAAGGVMNLVVLTAAMSSLNSGLYSTGRILRSMAMSGSAPRFTGVMSRSQVPYGGILLTSAVCVLGVVLNYLVPSDAFEIVLNFAAIGILSTWAMIMICHLMFWRKAQDGQVVRPDYRLPGSPWTEIVTLAFLASVLVLMWADGGPGRITVMCLPLIAVLLVGGWYAARGRVKALANPPLPSAGSQPAGR, from the coding sequence GTGACCGATCAAGAGTTTGTGCAGCAGCCGGTACTGCAAGAAACACCTGACAAAGTCCGCGACGCCGGTGATGCAGGATACAGCAAGTCACTCAAGCCCCGGCACGTCACCATGATTGCCATCGGCGGAGCGATCGGGACCGGTCTGTTTCTTGGCGCCGGCGGGCGACTTGCCGACGCAGGGCCTTCACTAGCCATTGCATACGCAATATGTGGGGTATTTGCCTTTCTGGTCGTACGGGCCCTGGGTGAACTCGTCTTGCACCGCCCCTCATCAGGGGCATTCGTCTCCTATGCGCGTGAATTCCTGGGCGAGAAGGGGGCGTTCGTCGCAGGCTGGATGTACTTTCTCAACTGGGCAACCACCGGGATCGCCGACATCACAGCAGTCGCAACCTACACGCACTACTGGGGCATGTTCTCCGATGTCCCACAGTGGGTGGTGGCCCTGATCGCGCTCGCGGTTGTAGTTCTGGTGAATTTGATTTCCGTGAAACTTTTCGGCGAAATGGAGTTCTGGTTCGCAATCATCAAGGTCGCCGCACTGGCCTGCTTCATGGTCATAGGAGTCTTTCTGCTGGCCAGCCAGCACCCGGTGGGCGGTCACACCCCGGGACCCTCACTGATCACCGATCATGGTGGGGTCTTCCCGCTCGGGCTGTTGCCGATGCTGCTGGTCATCCAGGGGGTTGTCTTCGCATACGCCTCGGTGGAGCTCGTCGGCGTCACGGCAGGCGAGACCAGCGAGCCGGAGAAGATCATGCCGCGTGCCATCAATTCCATCCTCTGGCGCGTGGCCCTGTTCTACATCGGCTCCGTGGTACTGCTCGCGATGCTGCTGCCTGCCAGCGTTTATTCCGCCGGCGAAAGCCCGTTTGTCACCGTACTGTCAAAGGTTGGCGTCCCGGCAGCGGGCGGCGTGATGAACCTGGTGGTCCTCACGGCTGCCATGTCGAGCCTCAACTCTGGCCTGTACTCCACCGGCCGGATCCTGCGCTCGATGGCCATGTCCGGTTCCGCTCCGCGCTTCACCGGCGTCATGAGCCGCAGCCAGGTCCCCTACGGAGGCATTCTGCTGACCTCTGCGGTGTGTGTGCTGGGTGTGGTCCTCAACTACTTGGTGCCGAGCGACGCATTCGAGATCGTGCTCAACTTCGCGGCGATCGGCATTCTGAGCACCTGGGCGATGATCATGATCTGCCACCTGATGTTCTGGCGGAAGGCGCAGGACGGGCAGGTCGTACGCCCTGACTACCGGCTGCCCGGCTCCCCGTGGACAGAGATCGTCACTCTGGCTTTCCTTGCCTCTGTCCTGGTGCTGATGTGGGCCGACGGCGGACCGGGACGCATCACTGTCATGTGCCTTCCGCTGATCGCCGTGCTGCTGGTCGGGGGCTGGTACGCCGCCCGCGGCCGGGTCAAGGCCCTGGCCAATCCTCCCCTTCCCAGCGCCGGCTCTCAACCAGCGGGCCGCTGA
- a CDS encoding 2-hydroxyhepta-2,4-diene-1,7-dioate isomerase produces MQSANTGNLVFTPAALVSYLSTIITLEPGDVIATGTPGVVGHAHRPPRYLPTEPS; encoded by the coding sequence GTGCAGAGCGCCAACACCGGCAACCTCGTGTTCACCCCTGCCGCGTTGGTCTCCTACCTGTCGACGATCATCACCCTCGAACCGGGCGACGTGATCGCTACCGGAACCCCCGGCGTGGTCGGTCACGCGCATCGTCCGCCGCGCTACCTGCCGACGGAACCCAGCTGA
- a CDS encoding ISXo7 transposase: MLTVHDEAGLSDAQVEPFRQIHAAGAEVVVGYAGSGVAMAVAPVAEEPQQLTIVSGAGTSWLHAVQDRGWGISHPDDDYYGCGGSGPLRRRCVGNRSHLLWWSEPGLSLGNRQLHGTVEQQAVRQAVLDHRPCDVGLAGHLWTRAGVGNLIAKLYRVRLTEQGVG, encoded by the coding sequence GTGCTCACTGTCCACGACGAGGCAGGTCTCTCCGACGCACAAGTCGAACCCTTCCGGCAGATTCACGCGGCCGGCGCGGAGGTCGTGGTGGGTTACGCCGGAAGCGGTGTCGCGATGGCAGTCGCGCCTGTCGCCGAGGAGCCACAACAACTCACCATCGTCTCGGGGGCCGGCACCAGCTGGCTCCATGCCGTACAAGACCGAGGCTGGGGCATTTCGCACCCAGACGACGACTACTACGGATGCGGCGGGAGCGGCCCGCTACGTCGCCGATGTGTGGGGAACCGGTCCCATCTCTTGTGGTGGAGTGAACCAGGGCTATCTCTGGGGAACCGACAGTTGCACGGCACGGTCGAGCAACAGGCCGTCCGGCAGGCTGTTTTGGATCACCGGCCGTGCGATGTGGGTCTTGCCGGCCATCTGTGGACCCGGGCCGGGGTGGGGAACCTGATCGCGAAGCTCTACCGGGTACGGCTGACAGAGCAGGGCGTGGGCTAG
- a CDS encoding transposase, with protein MTPGQRHDSVCARPLLERIRVPRTGLGRPRCRPDQVIADKAYSSRGFRANLRKRGIAHTIPEKTDQQRHRLNRGRRGGRPPGFDQEAYRQRNIVERCFNRLKGFRGIATRHEKTATSYEAAVILASFLLWARSV; from the coding sequence GTGACGCCCGGCCAACGCCACGACAGTGTCTGCGCACGCCCTCTGCTGGAACGGATCCGTGTTCCCCGCACCGGCCTGGGCCGACCTCGGTGCAGGCCCGACCAGGTCATCGCAGACAAGGCTTACAGCTCCCGCGGCTTCCGCGCCAACCTGCGAAAACGCGGCATCGCGCACACCATCCCGGAGAAGACCGATCAGCAGCGCCACCGGCTGAACCGGGGCCGCCGAGGCGGCAGACCACCCGGGTTCGACCAAGAGGCCTACCGTCAGCGCAACATCGTCGAGCGCTGCTTCAACCGGCTCAAGGGCTTCCGCGGGATCGCCACCAGACACGAGAAGACCGCCACTTCCTACGAAGCGGCGGTCATCCTCGCATCGTTCCTACTCTGGGCAAGATCCGTTTGA
- a CDS encoding transposase, with the protein MIPRAAMGRPRVEDRQVINGMVYKIRTGISWRDLPERYGPWKTVYTRFRRYAPDGVFTQALQQIQAHADAAGDIGWLVQIDSTIVRAHQHAAATGRKGGAIGRTNRTITPSVDPEAG; encoded by the coding sequence TTGATACCCCGGGCCGCGATGGGGCGGCCTCGGGTGGAGGACCGGCAGGTCATCAACGGGATGGTCTATAAGATCCGCACCGGGATCTCCTGGCGTGACCTGCCGGAACGCTACGGGCCGTGGAAGACCGTGTACACCCGCTTCCGCCGCTACGCCCCCGACGGGGTGTTTACCCAAGCCCTGCAGCAGATCCAAGCTCACGCCGACGCGGCCGGCGACATCGGCTGGCTGGTCCAGATCGACTCCACCATCGTCCGCGCCCACCAGCATGCCGCCGCCACCGGCCGAAAAGGGGGCGCCATCGGCAGGACGAACCGGACGATCACGCCCTCGGTCGATCCCGAGGCGGGCTGA